In a genomic window of Brettanomyces nanus chromosome 1, complete sequence:
- a CDS encoding uncharacterized protein (BUSCO:EOG09342CYR) produces the protein MPRPSSIYRFSKVPAFSRTQYKFPILEADEIIQVFDALDFGVSEAMLVKPTFSFMNSLIEQVLDKFLYVPPYSLRKKIQETQFEDAQEEDNLHTSMNVMAPKRIVYKFLCDCGVNDFSIRDVSKPDPTRVRIILSAIINFARFREERMNDCDGLLDSSEDVIVKYREVLEKNEKLENQMTSLNNQIAAEGYTMDEVDERNNLLENQLKELRSNQQKLASEHTKYKSEKTGLIKELENQSALYIASEKDLEQVRPYIKESPESVRELITRMQESLAEEQEKLKNLETRSRKISISFDSFQLLIQEFKLLNRTLEDVQVETSKQDSSSKALNELKNETEERESVIKDYTRRVAQIERQVQHNEERIEKLSKFYSDKLGQLQEKMEQKSTELASLKTKKAEQDADATSKKSQIELWQMQMSNLKRSFETECREASFELEKLNSHIQLYEVEMSKKLKEQKNELGLVNRKTSH, from the coding sequence ATGCCCCGACCTAGCTCCATTTACCGGTTTTCTAAGGTTCCGGCATTCAGTAGAACTCAGTATAAGTTTCCCATCTTAGAGGCAGATGAAATAATCCAGGTTTTTGATGCGCTGGATTTTGGTGTCAGCGAGGCGATGCTTGTGAAGCCTACATTCAGCTTCATGAACTCGTTGATAGAACAGGTGCTTGACAAATTTCTTTATGTGCCTCCTTATTCattaagaaaaaagattCAGGAGACCCAGTTCGAAGATGCTCAGGAGGAAGACAACCTTCATACTTCGATGAATGTAATGGCTCCCAAACGCATAGTTTACAAGTTTCTCTGCGACTGTGGAGTGAATGACTTCAGTATAAGGGATGTTTCAAAGCCAGATCCGACGCGGGTAAGGATCATTTTAAGTGCAATTATCAATTTTGCAAGGTTCAGAGAGGAGCGAATGAATGATTGTGATGGATTACTGGATTCGAGTGAAGACGTTATAGTCAAATATCGAGAGGTTCTTGAGAAAAATGAGAAGCTAGAGAACCAAATGACTTCACTAAACAATCAGATTGCTGCTGAAGGGTATACCATGgatgaagtggatgaaaGGAATAACTTGTTAGAGAAtcaattgaaagagttaCGTTCCAATCAACAGAAGCTTGCCTCTGAACATACCAAATACAAGTCCGAGAAGACAGGTTTAATTAAAGAGTTGGAGAACCAGAGTGCGTTATACATAGCGTCAgagaaagatcttgaacAGGTAAGACCATATATTAAAGAGTCTCCTGAAAGTGTGAGGGAATTGATAACCAGAATGCAAGAGTCTTTGGCAGAGGAGcaagagaaattgaagaatttggagaCCCGATCGAGGAAAATTTCGATCTCGTTTGATTCGTTTCAACTATTGATTCAGGAATTTAAATTGTTAAACCGAACACTGGAAGATGTTCAGGTAGAGACCAGTAAGCAAGATAGTTCCAGCAAAGCGCTGAAcgaattgaaaaatgagaccgaagagagagaaagcGTGATAAAGGATTATACTAGAAGAGTTGCACAAATAGAAAGGCAAGTGCAGCATAATGAGGAGAGAATTGAAAAGCTTTCCAAGTTTTATTCTGATAAGTTGGGACAGCTGcaagagaagatggaacAGAAAAGTACGGAACTTGCGTCATTGAAGACCAAAAAGGCCGAGCAGGATGCAGATGCGACTTCTAAAAAGTCCCAAATTGAGCTTTGGCAAATGCAGATGTCtaatttgaagaggagcTTTGAAACTGAGTGCAGAGAGGCTAGTTTTGAGTTGGAAAAGCTTAATTCACACATTCAACTCTACGAAGTTGAGATGAGTAAGAAGCTAAAGGAGCAGAAGAACGAGTTGGGACTGGTGAATCGAAAAACTAGCCACTAG
- a CDS encoding uncharacterized protein (BUSCO:EOG093449Q6) → MDYQNRVGSKKGSGGVAGDAETNQYRRERLRKLLLSKIDIDSDPYVVKNRAGVLECRLCLTTHFSEASYVTHTHGKRHQLSLMRRADKKKEQATGEQTVTGISDIPKKKFVKIGRPAYKITKIRDPVTAQKGLVFRLQFPKIKLDVKPRYRLMSSFEQSVEKPDSKYQYLIVGGEPYENVAFKISSDSIDLREGRTWDFWDRDIKEYYIQLFYM, encoded by the coding sequence ATGGACTATCAAAATCGTGTTGGATCGAAAAAGGGAAGCGGAGGGGTTGCTGGAGATGCAGAGACGAACCAATACAGACGAGAAAGACTTcgaaagcttcttctttcgaaGATCGATATCGATTCGGACCCGTATGTGGTTAAGAACAGAGCTGGAGTGTTGGAATGCCGACTTTGCCTAACAACACATTTTTCGGAAGCCTCATACGTTACACATACTCATGGTAAGCGCCACCAGTTAAGTCTCATGCGTAGGGCcgataaaaaaaaggaacAGGCGACAGGAGAACAGACAGTAACTGGAATATCGGACATCcccaagaagaagttcgTCAAAATCGGTCGCCCTGCATATAAAATTACTAAGATTCGTGACCCTGTGACTGCACAGAAGGGGCTTGTATTCCGCCTACAATTTCCTAAGATCAAACTGGATGTGAAGCCCAGATACAGACTAATGTCTTCGTTTGAACAGAGCGTGGAGAAACCTGATTCCAAGTACCAGTATCTTATAGTGGGTGGAGAACCGTACGAGAATGTGGCGTTCAAGATCTCGAGCGACTCTATTGACTTGCGAGAAGGCCGAACGTGGGATTTCTGGGATCGAGATATAAAGGAATACTATATCCAGCTTTTTTACATGTAA
- a CDS encoding uncharacterized protein (BUSCO:EOG09340Y7P): MVRNIHIVSSGSGSESEISSSATPQPDGVKLFSHLPDKTEEALSTFELLSENHYIDKLRNVYSASGEVMTCDCAERRVAGVNVACGVDSDCINRLTNVECVDDQCVSCGSQCQNQRFQRNQMADVSVFLTEHKGYGMRANCDIPAHTFIVEYKGEVIDDREYKLRKESYADEGIGHFYFMMIQENEIIDATKRASLGRFCNHSCDPVAYVEKWVVNKRYRMGIFAKRKIMKGEEITFDYNVDRYGSEPQKCYCGAKNCVGFLGGKTQTEILRLLPYAAREALGIRSSDEKRWIRLEKKMGIKISKDNVEAKVGDFVESFELQPLTISDIPKVSSCLLLPDNDVLIIDRILERFDTEDTGYGELLHMFNRLHGLQALTSSINTILFTVSDGKELRQREKNALVKIVNIFDAWPKLASKNTINSCNLETLLQELAVKMADKHIANLIDRILLNWRDLPVIYRIPKRIDGGEDGKPMDKFSTHIDDRRSRLAQSAMRLVDPAASGAGSSAGSAMASRTDSAGESVSLSPAISAVSKGQPNDVDVASLPESRKIEGKALPPGWEWTTDPTSGSVYFYNREKGLTQWQRPEWPPTNLKAGLESILKAVPNSTVDDGKKKRERERDRERDREREQKKRLRELEKKRLAEQDAVVKIEEQRMEKLTKIIEQASKEASLKQARGQRHHSHDSEGGRDRSSRHTHKHQHTTLHANHSHRRDSYETNDTEISSGKHGKVEKQWMLLFASAVPNMLKKYESHVGRGNMKNCAREITHVLAQKDMKRHTGQPVPSKLSDERKKKIDSFVSEYMHKFVSKFDTKKAEKRHSSSEELPSKKLKD, encoded by the coding sequence ATGGTTAGAAATATCCATATAGTTTCCAGTGGTAGTGGAAGTGAAAGTGAGATTTCATCATCCGCTACTCCACAACCTGATGGGGTCAAGCTGTTTTCACACTTACCGGATAAGACCGAGGAAGCGCTCAGTACATTTGAATTATTGAGTGAAAATCATTATATAGATAAGCTCAGGAACGTGTATTCGGCCTCTGGGGAAGTGATGACGTGTGACTGCGCAGAGCGTCGCGTTGCAGGGGTCAATGTGGCCTGTGGTGTAGATTCAGACTGCATCAATCGGTTAACCAACGTGGAATGTGTGGACGATCAATGTGTATCGTGTGGTTCACAGTGCCAGAACCAGCGATTCCAGCGAAATCAGATGGCAGATGTTTCGGTCTTCTTGACTGAGCACAAAGGTTATGGAATGAGGGCTAACTGTGACATTCCTGCGCACACTTTCATTGTTGAATATAAAGGTGAGGTGATAGATGATCGGGAATATAAACTTCGTAAGGAAAGTTATGCCGACGAGGGTATCGGGCATTTTTACTTTATGATGATACAGGAAAACGAGATAATAGACGCCACTAAGAGGGCTAGCCTGGGTAGATTCTGCAATCATTCGTGTGATCCGGTTGCCTACGTGGAAAAATGGGTCGTTAATAAGAGGTATAGAATGGGCATCTTTGctaaaagaaagataatgAAAGGTGAGGAGATCACGTTTGATTATAATGTGGATAGATATGGTTCCGAGCCTCAGAAATGTTATTGCGGTGCGAAAAACTGTGTAGGCTTTCTGGGTGGTAAGACTCAGACAGAAATTCTGAGATTGCTACCTTATGCCGCCAGAGAGGCTCTTGGTATAAGGTCCAGTGATGAGAAAAGGTGGATTagattggaaaagaagatgggGATCAAGATATCCAAGGATAACGTGGAGGCCAAAGTGGGTGATTTTGTTGAGTCCTTTGAGCTTCAGCCTCTTACTATCTCAGATATTCCTAAAGTTTCTAGTTGTCTCTTACTCCCTGACAATGATGTGTTGATTATCGACCGAATATTAGAGCGGTTCGACACTGAAGATACTGGATATGGTGAATTGTTACATATGTTCAATAGGCTTCACGGTTTACAGGCGTTAACTTCTAGTATCAACACCATTCTGTTCACCGTTAGCGATGGTAAGGAATTAAGGCAAAGGGAAAAAAATGCCCTTGTCAAAATTGTCAACATCTTCGATGCATGGCCCAAACTAGCGTCGAAAAATACTATCAACAGCTGTAACTTGGAAACCCTCCTTCAGGAATTGGCTGTAAAGATGGCAGATAAACATATTGCGAATTTGATTGATAGGATTCTACTCAATTGGAGGGATCTACCAGTGATATATAGGATTCCCAAACGAATTGACGGTGGAGAGGATGGGAAACCCATGGACAAATTTTCCACGCATATTGATGACAGAAGGTCACGGTTGGCGCAATCTGCTATGCGTCTTGTTGATCCGGCAGCATCTGGAGCTGGTTCCTCGGCGGGTTCCGCCATGGCCTCTAGAACAGATTCTGCTGGTGAATCTGTGTCCTTATCCCCAGCGATATCTGCAGTCTCTAAAGGTCAACCGAATGATGTTGATGTTGCTAGTCTTCCAGAATCAAGAAAAATCGAAGGTAAAGCATTGCCACCTGGTTGGGAGTGGACCACAGATCCGACTTCGGGATCTGTGTACTTTTATaacagagaaaaaggcTTGACACAATGGCAGAGGCCAGAATGGCCACCAACCAATTTGAAGGCTGGATTAGAATCGATATTGAAAGCTGTTCCCAATTCAACAGTTGATGacggaaagaagaagagagaaagagaaagagatcgTGAAagagatagagaaagagagcagaagaagagattgagagagcttgagaaaaagagacttGCAGAACAAGATGCCGTCGTTAAGATTGAAGAGCAGCGGATGGAAAAGCTGACCAAGATCATTGAGCAGGCATCTAAAGAGGCCAGCTTGAAGCAAGCGAGGGGCCAACGTCATCATTCGCATGACTCAGAGGGTGGTCGTGATCGCTCTTCTCGCCATACTCATAAACATCAGCATACAACTTTACATGCTAATCATTCGCATCGCCGTGATTCCTATGAAACCAATGATACTGAGATTTCATCTGGGAAGCACGGAAAAGTCGAAAAGCAATGGATGCTATTGTTTGCCTCAGCAGTTCCAAAcatgttgaagaagtatgaGTCTCATGTTGGCCGAGGGAATATGAAGAACTGTGCCAGGGAGATCACACATGTGTTAGCTCAAAAGGATATGAAGAGACACACAGGACAGCCAGTTCCATCCAAGCTTTCAGAcgaaaggaagaaaaagattgATTCTTTTGTCAGCGAGTACATGCACAAGTTTGTTTCAAAGTTTGACACCAAGAAGGCCGAAAAGAGGCATTCGAGTTCTGAGGAGTtaccttcaaagaagctgaaagATTAA
- a CDS encoding uncharacterized protein (EggNog:ENOG41): MELEPELSELLTIQSNGDKQTEQFFASGCVAPSSALQSSSLSTISLGNPLTVQDSVDKYREIEKTIIKIPQFAREGEFLEFLAQSLKEASWKDSLSDKAARYEIIVENQRGSTLFGVPMYSKQSMFYGADPPTFQALNGCGLGNMGIYPLPGRDWRWSWDSWHVMMISDVDEDGWVYSNIRFGSKYWKGTRGFGRMVRRRVWVRMAERVTVEHDNDSDSELASTLIVNGGAETSRDVSSPKDLPERSSNLPLVKLSVPVALPDPELELKSFCKSLSKEVLDRLKSQRILEFFLNADTSLLAYLTNDFDKKHPAKHIGTSSYLRIITNSTWIDRLIMSLRFHESRTIFLRRLSALIDDPPLQISPEKRTLLEQICKDGYICIGM, encoded by the coding sequence ATGGAGCTTGAGCCAGAACTTTCTGAGTTACTGACGATTCAGTCAAATGGTGATAAGCAGACCGAGCAGTTTTTTGCTAGTGGTTGTGTGGCTCCATCGTCAGCCCTACAATCATCGAGTCTCTCCACAATATCGTTAGGGAATCCACTCACGGTGCAGGATTCAGTGGACAAGTatagagaaattgaaaagacaaTCATCAAAATCCCACAATTTGccagagaaggagaatttcTAGAATTTTTGGCGCAGAGTTTGAAGGAGGCGTCATGGAAAGATAGTCTTTCGGACAAGGCGGCTAGATATGAAATCATCGTGGAGAACCAGAGAGGTTCCACATTGTTTGGTGTTCCTATGTATTCGAAGCAGTCGATGTTCTACGGAGCGGATCCGCCAACGTTTCAGGCATTGAACGGTTGCGGCCTTGGAAACATGGGGATCTATCCTTTACCTGGGCGTGACTGGCGCTGGAGCTGGGACAGCTGGCACGTGATGATGATTAGTGATGTAGACGAAGATGGGTGGGTATATTCTAACATTAGATTTGGAAGCAAGTATTGGAAGGGTACGAGGGGATTTGGAAGGATGGTCAGGCGCAGAGTATGGGTTCGAATGGCCGAGAGAGTTACCGTAGAGCATGATAATGACTCGGACAGCGAGCTGGCATCCACTCTTATTGTGAATGGAGGCGCCGAGACGTCGAGGGACGTTTCTTCGCCGAAAGATCTGCCGGAAAGATCTTCGAATTTACCTCTTGTAAAACTTTCTGTGCCCGTTGCGTTACCTGATCCTGAATTGGAATTGAAGTCATTCTGTAAATCACTGTCCAAAGAAGTTCTCGATCGATTGAAGTCCCAACGAATTCTTGAGTTCTTCCTCAACGCTGATACATCTTTGCTTGCATATCTGACTAACGATTTCGATAAAAAGCATCCTGCTAAACATATTGGGACATCTAGCTACCTCAGAATAATCACAAATTCAACTTGGATAGATAGACTCATTATGTCTCTTCGATTCCACGAATCCCGTACTATTTTCCTGAGGAGGTTGAGTGCTCTTATAGATGATCCACCACTTCAAATCTCCCCCGAAAAAAGGACTCTTCTTGAGCAAATATGTAAGGATGGCTATATATGCATCGGAATGTAA
- a CDS encoding uncharacterized protein (BUSCO:EOG093412J3), giving the protein MLARSSHPFDCNYSSVAAKRSRFGRQLGKNQDKAFEKHLSEGAVKVDLHPSLLDVDEKKKGVNKRKEKGPRTKSKTRKEIDKGVQDFKDHKDRSDSKDHHKDQKNHWDNKSHIRGENFAKVKSKPVKQKKKSSGKKVKLDIPSFLSVSNLATILRVRVPDLLGQLNELGFENMTNDYILDGDTAALIAEEYGFEVNQDDNLGADLFPSPDPKDISKLEPRSPVVTIMGHVDHGKTTILDYLRKSSIVKGEQGGITQHIGAFVVKTQSSERSITFLDTPGHAAFLKMRERGANMTDIVILVVAAEDSVMPQTVEAIKHTKSAGVPMIVAVNKCDKEDANPDKVVADLSRYGVDVEDYGGEVPVVKISAKTGLGMKDLEEAIVTVAELLELKAELDNIPVEGWILESQIKKGLGNCATFLVKKGELKKGMILVAGTTWCKVRVMNDENGEPLKIAGPSTPVEISGWKEVPEAGDLTIEAKDESFAKKVVGNRERRKQQMAEAEQVDEMNSRRVKQLKDAHRDEKIQEYQRDGFSLVEIKELDPDLFDAEVNKKKEVSFIIKADVSGSSEAVRQSIEGLGNEEVTAQVLYDEVGAPTESDIERAKSSNSQILVFNLKVPKDIASSASAAGVEIKEFGIIYHLIEDVVNTLTESLPPKFETKVTSKATIKKLFDINLKGKESMTIAGSRIIDGIFKKSAEVRLLRKGEEIYRGKVKQLKVEKDSVSEVKNGAECGIALEGDPELHEGDILETIKKISIKQHL; this is encoded by the coding sequence ATGCTAGCACGATCGTCTCATCCTTTTGATTGTAACTACAGCAGTGTTGCAGCTAAGAGATCGAGGTTTGGTCGACAGCTGGGCAAAAATCAGGATAAAGCCTTTGAAAAGCATCTCTCTGAAGGAGCGGTGAAGGTGGACTTACATCCATCTTTGCTAGATGtggatgagaaaaaaaaaggtgtgaataaaagaaaagagaagggGCCAAGGACAAAGAGTAAGACtagaaaagagattgataaAGGTGTTCAGGATTTCAAAGACCACAAGGATCGCAGTGACAGCAAGGATCATCACAAAGATCAAAAGAATCATTGGGATAATAAGAGTCACATTAGGGGTGAGAACTTTGCTAAAGTCAAATCAAAACCAGTCaagcagaaaaagaagagcagTGGGAAGAAGGTCAAACTAGACATTCCGTCGtttctctctgtttccAATCTTGCCACCATATTAAGGGTTCGGGTTCCCGATCTTTTGGGACAGTTAAATGAGTTGGGTTTCGAGAACATGACCAACGATTACATTTTGGATGGAGACACGGCTGCTCTCATTGCCGAAGAGTATGGATTTGAAGTGAATCAGGATGATAACTTGGGAGCGGATTTATTTCCCAGCCCTGATCCTAAGGACATATCCAAGTTGGAGCCTAGATCTCCTGTGGTTACCATTATGGGACACGTTGATCACGGTAAGACTACAATATTGGACTACTTGAGAAAATCGTCAATAGTCAAGGGAGAGCAAGGAGGTATTACTCAACATATTGGTGCATTCGTTGTTAAGACGCAAAGTTCCGAAAGAAGTATCACCTTTTTGGATACCCCAGGTCATGCTGCCTTCCTAAAgatgagagaaagaggtgCTAATATGACAGATATTGTGATCCTagttgttgctgctgaggATTCAGTGATGCCACAGACTGTTGAGGCCATTAAACATACAAAGAGTGCCGGAGTTCCCATGATTGTGGCAGTTAATAAATGCGATAAGGAGGATGCTAATCCCGATAAGGTTGTGGCTGATCTATCTAGATACGGTGTGGACGTGGAAGATTATGGAGGAGAAGTTCCTGTGGTTAAAATTTCAGCCAAAACTGGATTGGGTATGAAggatcttgaagaagcaattgTTACCGTGGCCGAATTGTTGGAGTTGAAGGCAGAACTTGATAATATACCAGTGGAAGGATGGATTTTAGAGTCTCAGATAAAGAAAGGATTGGGAAATTGTGCCACGTTTTTGGTGAAAAAAGGCGAACTAAAGAAAGGTATGATTTTAGTTGCCGGTACTACTTGGTGCAAGGTGAGGGTGATGAATGATGAGAATGGAGAGCCGTTGAAAATTGCTGGCCCTTCGACACCAGTTGAGATCTCAGGATGGAAGGAGGTTCCTGAAGCTGGGGATTTGACTATTGAAGCCAAGGATGAAAGCTTTGCAAAAAAAGTTGTCGGTAATAGAGAAAGGAGGAAGCAGCAGATGGCTGAAGCCGAACAAGTCGATGAGATGAATAGTAGAAGAGTGAAGCAGTTGAAGGATGCGCATagagatgagaagatcCAAGAGTATCAGAGAGATGGATTCAGTCTTGTAGAGATAAAAGAGTTAGATCCAGATTTATTTGATGCCGAAGtaaataagaagaaggaagttAGTTTCATTATCAAGGCTGATGTTAGTGGATCTTCTGAGGCTGTTAGGCAAAGTATTGAAGGATTGGGTAATGAAGAGGTTACTGCCCAGGTTCTCTATGATGAGGTTGGGGCTCCCACGGAATCGGATATTGAGAGagccaaatcatcaaattcgCAGATCTTGGTATTCAATTTAAAGGTTCCAAAGGATATTGCCAGTtctgcatctgctgctgGTGTAGAAATTAAGGAGTTTGGCATTATTTATCATCTTATTGAAGACGTGGTGAATACTTTGACTGAGAGCTTGCCGCCTAAATTTGAGACTAAAGTGACTAGTAAAGCTACCATCAAGAAATTGTTTGATATCAATTTGAAGGGTAAAGAATCCATGACTATTGCTGGATCCAGAATCATTGATGGTATATTCAAGAAGAGTGCCGAAGTGAGACTTCTGAGGAAAGGAGAGGAGATTTATAGAGGCAAAGTGAAGCAATTAAAGGTGGAAAAGGACAGTGTTTCTGAGGTGAAGAATGGTGCTGAGTGTGGTATAGCTTTAGAGGGAGATCCGGAGCTTCATGAGGGAGATATTCTTGAAACAATTAAGAAGATTTCGATTAAGCAGCATTTGTGA
- the ILV1 gene encoding threonine deaminase (BUSCO:EOG093419FF), whose protein sequence is MSYCILKMPLLVPQLRLVLTKGALCSARSIGTSTAAATLKKFPDLRPSDLLPNGRPDYVKMILTSRVYDVIDDSPLSSAPLLSQKTKSNVYLKREDMLPVFSFKLRGAYNMIANLSKERREKGVIACSAGNHAQGVAYSARQMGIPATIVMPVATPAIKFNSVSRMGARVVLFGEDFDAAKDECDRLAEQEGLTNIPPFDHPYVIAGQGTIALELLRQVKANKLSAVFVAVGGGGLISGIGSYLKRLAPHVKVVAVETFDADAMYQSLKLNRRITLNSVGLFADGTAVKTLGEETFKTCQEFGVDEVVRVTTDEISAAIKDVFEDTRSVMEPSGAMTVAGMKRYVADHPEIDHSDKTYVPVLSGANMNFDRLRFVAERAVLGEGQEVFLGVQIPDEPGTFLKLQNIIDPRAVTEFSYRYSDEAKVTGVANIYTSFSVHNREKELPQLLKEISGAGFEAWDLSDNELAKSHGRYLLGGKSYVPNERIVAFEFPERPGALTKFLNLLQTRWNLTLFHYRNHGDDIGKVLAGICVPPEDNAKFQDFLQKLGYKYSEESSNIAFKLFLTKTNESSQEN, encoded by the coding sequence ATGTCGTACTGTATTTTGAAGATGCCGTTGCTGGTTCCTCAGTTGAGACTAGTTCTAACCAAAGGTGCTCTATGCTCGGCTAGATCCATTGGTACGtctactgctgctgctacaCTTAAGAAATTTCCCGACTTGAGGCCTTCCGACCTTCTACCTAATGGAAGGCCAGATTACGTCAAGATGATCCTTACTTCTAGAGTTTACGATGTCATTGATGATTCTCCTCTTTCATCTGCGCCACTCCTTTCGCAAAAGACTAAGTCCAATGTttatttgaagagagaggatATGTTACCagtcttttctttcaagctTAGAGGTGCCTACAATATGATCGCTAATCTAAgtaaggaaagaagagaaaaaggtgtCATTGCATGTTCTGCAGGTAATCATGCACAGGGTGTTGCTTATTCTGCTAGACAGATGGGTATTCCAGCTACCATTGTCATGCCTGTGGCCACTCCTGCTATTAAATTTAATAGCGTCAGCCGTATGGGTGCCAGAGTCGTTCTTTTTGGTGAAGATTTCGACGCCGCTAAGGATGAATGTGACCGTTTGGCAGAACAAGAAGGTCTTACCAATATTCCACCTTTCGATCATCCATATGTTATTGCTGGTCAAGGTACCATCGCTTTAGAATTGCTCAGACAAGTTAAAGCCAATAAGTTAAGTGCTGTCTTTGTTGCCGTTGGAGGTGGTGGTCTTATTTCTGGTATTGGCTCTTATTTAAAGAGATTGGCACCACATGTCAAAGTTGTTGCCGTTGAAACTTTCGATGCTGATGCCATGTATCAGTCTTTGAAACTGAATAGAAGGATTACTTTGAACTCTGTTGGACTCTTCGCTGATGGTACCGCTGTCAAGACTCTTGGTGAAGAAACTTTCAAAACTTGTCAAGAGTTTGGTGTCGATGAAGTTGTCAGAGTTACCACCGATGAAATCAGTGCAGCCATCAAGGATGTGTTTGAAGACACTAGATCTGTGATGGAGCCTTCTGGTGCCATGACTGTCGCTGGTATGAAGAGATACGTTGCCGATCATCCCGAGATTGATCACTCCGATAAGACTTACGTGCCCGTGTTAAGTGGCGCCAATATGAACTTTGACAGATTGAGATTTGTTGCTGAAAGAGCCGTTCTTGGTGAAGGTCAGGAGGTTTTCCTCGGTGTTCAGATCCCTGATGAGCCTGGTACTTTCTTGAAGTTGCAGAATATCATTGATCCAAGAGCAGTCACCGAGTTTTCCTACAGATACTCTGACGAGGCCAAGGTCACTGGTGTTGCAAATATCTacacctctttctctgtGCATAATAGAGAGAAGGAGTTGCCACAATTactcaaagaaatcagCGGTGCTGGTTTTGAAGCATGGGATCTCTCAGACAATGAGTTGGCCAAATCGCACGGTAGATATTTATTGGGTGGTAAATCCTATGTTCCAAATGAAAGAATCGTTGCTTTTGAATTCCCAGAGAGGCCTGGTGCCCTTACAAAGTTTTTGAACTTGTTGCAGACCAGGTGGAACTTGACCCTATTCCATTATAGAAACCATGGTGATGATATTGGTAAGGTGTTGGCAGGTATTTGTGTTCCTCCTGAGGATAACGCCaaatttcaagatttcTTACAGAAATTGGGTTACAAGTACAGTGAGGAGTCAAGTAACATTGCCttcaagttgttcttgACAAAGACTAATGAGTCTTCTCAAGAGAATTAA
- a CDS encoding uncharacterized protein (EggNog:ENOG41), whose protein sequence is MKVISDEELKEHNKWVLQAGLKGAGLGVIISLGIFGLARYKFPTRVANMTWSVRTGAFVIPPAFCITVNAANASESFGSLKYNDDVALSEARAKENDDWSAMTGRQKTIQVLNSNKYKIITGLWALSMWGSWKYVSRDKLLSKSQKFYDARMYAQFITIVLLLGSIGLSMMDDKDAKNSRKFDDLADDDYMRQIMSQNLQAEQAQKEIRQQKAKAAN, encoded by the coding sequence ATGAAGGTTATCAGTGACGAAGAGCTCAAAGAACACAACAAATGGGTTTTACAGGCTGGTCTTAAAGGTGCGGGTCTCGGTGTGATCATTTCGCTTGGTATTTTTGGACTTGCCCGTTACAAGTTTCCCACGAGAGTTGCCAACATGACGTGGTCTGTCAGAACAGGTGCCTTTGTTATTCCACCTGCATTTTGTATTACAGTTAACGCCGCTAATGCTTCCGAGAGCTTTGGTAGTCTCAAGTACAACGACGATGTTGCTCTAAGCGAAGCAAGGGCAAAGGAGAACGATGACTGGTCTGCCATGACTGGTAGACAGAAAACTATTCAAGTGTTGAACAGCAACAAGTACAAAATCATCACCGGACTTTGGGCCCTATCAATGTGGGGATCATGGAAATATGTCAGCAGAGATaaacttctttccaaatccCAGAAATTCTACGATGCGAGAATGTACGCGCAATTCATCACCATTGTGTTACTTTTGGGTTCCATAGGATTGAGTATGATGGATGATAAAGACGCAAAGAACTCACGAAAATTCGACGATCTGGCCGACGACGATTACATGAGGCAGATAATGTCGCAAAACTTACAGGCTGAACAGGCACAAAAGGAAATTAGACAGCAGAAGGCTAAGGCCGCCAACTAG